A window of the Anoplopoma fimbria isolate UVic2021 breed Golden Eagle Sablefish chromosome 17, Afim_UVic_2022, whole genome shotgun sequence genome harbors these coding sequences:
- the LOC129105681 gene encoding voltage-dependent calcium channel subunit alpha-2/delta-2-like translates to MAIGKRSCSIVCLVSIQIILIFSASWPGAAGLTFPQQYTIMHWARRIEQEIDRVFQHITGAQQLKGIYNEERRRFTLVKNQPRKIVEKVASDIEKLLAKKRKALDRLASEAERLQREHLWQDGIKELDMAYYDSKAELDYYSMDGEGEVENPSHIKLEFVYDPNFKNNVNYSYTAVQIPTDIYKGAPVILNELNWTQALEKVFMENSQEDPSLLWQAFGSATGVTRYYPATPWKAPDKIDLYDVRRRPWYIQGASSPKDMVILVDVSGSVSGLTLKLIKASVMEMLDTLSDDDYVNVARFNEKAEAVVPCFKHLVQANVRNKKIFKDAVQQMQAKGTTDYKSGFHFAFNQLLNKTHVPRANCNKIIMLFTDGGEDRAQDVFMQYNWPNKTVRVFTFSVGQHNYDVTPLQWIACTNKGYYFEIRSICAIRINTQEYLDVLGRPMVLAGSDAKQVQWTNVYQDALGLGMVVTGTLPVFNLTMDGNSQNQLILGVMGVDVHLDEIKRLTPRYNLGANGYIFAIDPNGYLLLHPNLQPKLVNLPEPVTLDFLDAEVEDSNKEEIRRQMIDGRPGEMQVKTLVKSIDEQYIDEVYRSYTWTPINGTDYSLGLVLPPYNEYFIQADLSDVMLQLQYMQSLLPSSFESSGHVFLAPREYCKRLHLSDNNTQFLQNFLSLMLDISPESDECDQGLIHNLILDSRIIGQLASRVWKNKDLNSYGFLAVFASTDGGITRVFPNIAAELWDEDPEPFNSNYYRRSLDNKGYMFRAPSRASLDDPVGSENGTVGILVSSAVEVNLGGKLLKPSVVGVKLDLEAWVDKFKILASNVSDSRQGSHKCGPSRSCEMDCEVNTDDLLCYLIDDGGFLVMSNQRDHWKKIGLFFGDVDPYLMHALYNNSIFNRRQSFHYQSACEPVSSSHTGAAPRGIFVPSIADILSLAWWTSTVAWSVTQQLLYGLTYNSWLYQDHLLVEGFETRESSCVTIQSQFYFTNTTNSYNVLQDCGNCSRLFHAKRIENTNLLFVVAETLPCSSCEIERLTQIRTEFQEENPCEVLSNARYRKGPTSCFDYSALENTSECGRGCALQSSIGVLLFIQLTLPLFHL, encoded by the exons ataTACAATGAAGAAAGACGACGGTTTACTCTGGTGAAGAATCAGCCTCGGAAGATTGTGGAGAAGGTGGCCTCAGATATAGAGAAACTCCTGGCTAAGAAGCGCAAAGCGCTCGAC AGGTTAGCCAGTGAAGCAGAGCGGCTCCAGCGAGAGCATCTGTGGCAGGATGGAATCAAG GAGCTGGACATGGCTTATTATGACTCCAAGGCAGAGCTGGACTAT TACTCCatggatggagagggagaggtggaaaATCCTTCGCACATCAAGCTGGAGTTTGTTTACGATCCAAACttcaaaaataatgtcaacTATTCCTACACAGCTGTTCAGATTCCCACAGATATTTACAAAGGAG CTCCGGTCATTCTGAATGAGTTGAACTGGACGCAGGCGCTGGAGAAAGTGTTCATGGAGAACAGTCAGGAGGATCCATCACTGCTGTGGCAAGCGTTCGGGAGTGCGACTGGTGTCACTCGCTACTACCCAG CTACACCTTGGAAAGCCCCTGATAAAATCGATTTGTATGACGTCAGGAGGAGACCCTG GTACATCCAGGGAGCCTCGTCCCCAAAAGATATGGTCATTCTTGTTGATGT gAGCGGCAGTGTCAGTGGACTCACCCTGAAGCTCATCAAAGCGTCAGTGATGGAGATGCTGGACACTTTGTCTGATGATGACTATGTCAACGTGGCCAGG TTCAACGAGAAGGCCGAGGCTGTGGTTCCCTGCTTCAAACATCTCGTCCAGGCTAATGTGCGAAACAAAAAGATCTTCAAGGACGCAGTACAGCAGATGCAGGCTAAAGGCACCACTGACTACAAGTCTGGATTTCATTTTGCCTTCAACCAGCTGTTAAAT aaGACACATGTTCCTCGGGCCAACTGCAATAAGATAATCAtgctgtttactgatggaggagaagacagaGCTCAGGATGTCTTCATGCAATACAATTGGCCCAACAAAACG GTTCGAGTTTTCACCTTTTCTGTGGGTCAACACAACTATGATGTTACACCTTTACAGTGGATCGCATGCACCAATAAAG GTTACTATTTTGAGATCCGTTCCATCTGTGCTATAAGGATTAACACCCAG GAGTACCTCGACGTGCTGGGGCGCCCCATGGTTCTGGCAGGCAGCGATGCCAAGCAGGTTCAGTGGACGAATGTGTATCAGGATGCTTTG GGTCTTGGCATGGTAGTAACTGGGACTTTGCCCGTATTTAATCTCACTATGGATGGAAACTCACAG AATCAGCTGATATTAGGTGTCATGGGGGTCGACGTGCATCTTGACGAGATAAAGCGACTTACACCACGGTACAAT CTTGGAGCCAATGGATACATATTTGCCATTGATCCAAATGGATATCTTCTCCTCCACCCTAACCTTCAGCCAAAG CTGGTGAACCTCCCTGAGCCTGTGACACTGGACTTCCTGGATGCAGAGGTGGAGGACAGCAACAAAGAGGAG aTCCGGCGACAAATGATTGATGGAAGACCAGGTGAAATGCAGGTCAAAACTCTGGTCAAGTCAATTGATGAG CAATACATTGACGAGGTGTACAGGAGTTACACATGGACTCCTATCAACGGCACAGATTACAG TCTTGGTCTGGTATTACCCCCCTACAATGAATACTTCATCCAGGCAGATTTGAGTGATGTGATGCTGCAGCTCCAGT ATATGCAGTCGCTGCTGCCCAGCTCCTTTGAATCCTCAGGACACGTGTTTCTGGCTCCCAG gGAATACTGTAAACGTCTGCATCTTTCTGACAACAACACACAGTTTTTGCAGAACTTCCTCTCGCTCATGCTGGACATTTCCCCAGAATCtgatgaat gtGACCAAGGCCTCATCCACAACCTGATTTTGGATTCAAGGATTATCGGGCAGCTGGCCTCTCGTGTTTGGAAGAACAAGGACCTGAATTC GTACGGCTTCCTGGCTGTGTTTGCATCCACCGATGGAGGAATAACACGTGTTTTCCCCAACAT agctGCTGAGTTATGGGATGAGGATCCCGAACCCTTCAATTCAAATTATTACAGACGGAGCCTCGATAACAAAGGCTACATGTTCAGAGCTCCATCCAGAGCCT CGTTGGACGACCCTGTAGGCTCAGAAAACGGCACCGTTGGAATTCTGGTTAGTTCGGCTGTGGAGGTTAATTTAGGAGGCAAACTGCTGAAACCTTCAG TGGTTGGAGTGAAGCTGGACTTGGAGGCTTGGGTGGACAAGTTTAAGATCCTGGCCAGCAACGTGTCAGACAGTCGACAGGGCTCACACAAG TGTGGACCATCCAGAAGCTGTGAGATGGACTGTGAAGTGAACACTGAC GACCTCCTCTGTTATCTCATTGATGATGGTGGATTCCTGGTTATGTCTAATCAAAGAGATCATTGGAAAAAG ATTGGTCTTTTCTTTGGTGATGTTGACCCTTACCTGATGCATGCACTCTACAACAACTCAATCTTCAATCGCCGTCAGTCTTTTCACTACCAGTCTGCATGTGAACCAGTCAGCAGCAGCCATACTGGAGCAGCACCGAGGGGCATCTTTGTG CCGTCCATTGCTGACATCCTCAGCTTGGCCTGGTGGACATCCACGGTGGCATG GTCTGTGACCCAGCAGCTGCTTTATGGACTCACCTACAACAGCTGGCTCTACCAAG ATCATCTCCTGGTTGAAGGTTTTGAGACGAGGGAAAGCAGCTGTGTGACCATCCAAAGCCAGTTCTACTTTACCAACACCACCAACTCCTACAACGTGCTGCAGGACTGTGGAAACTGCTCGCG GCTTTTCCACGCTAAGCGGATAGAAAATACCAACCTCCTCTTTGTGGTCGCTGAGACGCTCCCCTGCAGCTCATGTGAGATAGAGAGATTGACACAGATCAGGACTGAGT TTCAGGAGGAGAATCCATGTGAAGTACTGAGCAACGCACGGTATCGTAAAGGCCCGACATCCTGCTTTGACTACAGTGCCTTA GAAAACACGTCAGAGTGTGGACGAGGTTGTGCACTGCAGTCCTCTATAGGAGTCCTCCTCTTTATTCAGCTTACTCTGCCTCTTTTTCATCTCTGA